The following coding sequences lie in one Arachis hypogaea cultivar Tifrunner chromosome 9, arahy.Tifrunner.gnm2.J5K5, whole genome shotgun sequence genomic window:
- the LOC140175037 gene encoding uncharacterized protein: MAHVRRLYKPQQGMSKRCHPLPFIDKLIDNASCFKSLSFMDAYYGYNQILMHPEDQSKTAFITEHGNFCYRVMPFGLKNAGATYQRLMDKVFHKQIGRNMKIYMDNMVAKTTPERSHCEDLREIIIQVRAYNMRLNPEKCAFGVQGGKFLKFMLTSRGIEANPKKCDTILNMAYPKTIKEVQQLAGRVAALSRFLPAVSSRLFQSRPASKSQILADFIFKLTLNEHHYDQTWELHVDRTSNQEGSEAGIVLKEGDKVMAKGEFQVKDPLLERYWLVAKDLISKFDKFIILHVHREKNIRADILSKLAATRAGTQSSTLSQLTLEKSSIELLSITSINHLHDWRTPFLEYINTKVIPRNKPNPQYFKRKASLYTNIAGELYRHGFSHLLLKCLDKNEANEVMNEVHEGVCRNHIGGRALATKIIRTGYYWPTVKKDCITKVKTYDNCQKHATVSMKPAEVMHSMEVSWPFHRWGSISLAHSQQHRIR, encoded by the exons atggcgcatgtgcgtcgactttacaaaCCTCAACAAGGCATGTCCAAAAGATGCCACCCTCTACCATTTATTGACAAGCTCATAGATAATGCATCATGTTTCAAAAGCTTaagctttatggatgcatattatGGTTACAACCAGATCCTTATGCATCCAGAAGATCAAAGCAAAACAGCCTTTATAACTGAACATGGAAATTTTTGTTATAGagtaatgccatttggtctaaagaatgcaggtgcaacataCCAGCGACTAATGGACAAAGTATTCCACAAACAGATAGGTCGGAACATGAAAATCTATATGGACAATATGGTCGCCAAGACCACACCAGAGAGATCCCActgtgaagatctcagggaaatAATCATTCAGGTCCGAGCATACAACATGAGACTCAATCCAGAGAAATGTGCCTTTGGTGTACAAGGAGGCAAATTCCTCAAATTTATGCTAACTTCACggggaatcgaagcaaaccctaaaaaatgtGACACAATACTTAACATGGCATATCCGAAAACAATAAAGGAGGTACAACAACTAGCAGGAAGAGTAGCCGCCCTGTCACGATTTTTGCCAGCAGTGTCAAGCcgattg TTCCAATCAAGGCCGGCTTCGAAGTCACAAATTCTAGCAGACTTCATTTTCAAGCTAACACTTAACGAGCACCACTACGACCAGACTTGGGAGTTACACGTAGATAGAACATCAAACCAAGAAGGAAGCGAAGCCGGGATAGTACTAAAGGAGGGAGACAAAGTGATGGCCAA AGGAGAAttccaggtaaaagatcctttGTTAGAGCGATATTGGCTCGTAGCAAAGGATCTCATTTCAAAATTTGATAAATTCATCATATTACATGTGCATAGAGAGAAGAACATTAGAGCAGACATATTATCTAAACTTGCCGCAACTAGGGCAGGTACACAATCATCGACATTATCACAACTTACACTAGAGAAATCGAGCATCGAATTATTATCCATAACGAGCATTAACCATCTCCACGACTGGAGAACACCTTTCCTCGAATACATTAATACAAAAGTCATACCCAGAAAcaagcctaaccctcaatacttcaAACGAAAAGCAAGTCTCTACACAAACATAGCAGGAGAATTGTACAGGCATGGTTTCTCACACCTATTACTGAAATGCCTCGACAAAAATGAAGCAAATGAAGTAATGAATGAGGTCCACGAGGGCGTATGCAGAAACCACATAGGAGGACGAGCTTTGGCAACAAAGATTATCCGAACAGGATATTATTGGCCGACCGTGAAGAAGGACTGCATAACAAAGGTCAAAACCTACGACAACTGCCAAAAGCATGCCACCGTCTCCATGAAGCCCGCCGAGGTAATGCACAGTATGGAGGTAAGCTGGCCCTTCCACAGATGGGGCTCGATATCATTGGCCCATTCCCAACAGCATCGGATCAGGTAA